One Candidatus Gastranaerophilales bacterium DNA segment encodes these proteins:
- a CDS encoding DUF452 family protein, which translates to MQTYFISNNSKKLIVVLCGWGMDEAPFLPLTTKETDFLFIYDYSNLDLKMDFNIDFSIYEKNYLVAFSYGVFIAGLVEDELPPFDYSVAVSGTRFPIDKKYGINPRIFDLTLESVSDVSLKKFNEKMFDLPEDYRKYYVNLPFRTAESAKIELSKIKEYAKSSKYYDFAFDKAIVPLNDKIFPTASQSAYWGNKAVSVESGHFCLYKFNSFYEIIKQ; encoded by the coding sequence ATGCAAACATATTTTATAAGTAATAATTCTAAGAAATTGATTGTTGTTTTATGTGGTTGGGGAATGGACGAAGCTCCTTTTTTGCCTTTGACAACTAAGGAAACGGATTTTTTATTCATTTATGATTATTCAAATTTAGATTTAAAAATGGATTTCAATATTGATTTTTCTATTTACGAGAAAAATTATCTTGTAGCTTTTTCTTATGGGGTTTTTATTGCAGGACTTGTTGAGGATGAACTTCCTCCTTTTGATTATTCAGTCGCTGTTTCAGGGACACGTTTCCCTATTGATAAAAAATATGGCATAAATCCAAGAATTTTTGACTTAACATTGGAGTCAGTTTCAGATGTGAGTTTGAAAAAATTTAATGAAAAAATGTTCGATTTACCGGAAGATTATCGGAAATATTATGTAAATCTTCCTTTTAGAACCGCAGAAAGTGCAAAAATAGAGCTTTCTAAAATCAAAGAATATGCTAAAAGCTCTAAATATTATGACTTTGCTTTTGATAAAGCTATTGTGCCTCTTAATGATAAAATATTCCCAACGGCAAGTCAGTCTGCTTATTGGGGTAACAAGGCTGTTAGTGTTGAGTCGGGGCACTTTTGTTTATACAAATTCAACTCGTTTTATGAGATAATCAAGCAATGA
- the gltX gene encoding glutamate--tRNA ligase: MSNIRVRIAPSPSGNLHIGTARTALFNYLFAKKMGGTFVLRIEDTDAERTSQAYIDNIFDSLKALGLNWDEGPDIGGEYGPYTQSERFDIYPKYIKKLLDNGFAYECFCTPEELQAEKEEATKNKKPYVYSKKCENLTEEEKNKLRAEGRKPAIRFSIEKAQKAFHDTNMLTFEDMVKGHLHQDTSLIGDFVIMKSNGSPTYNFAVVIDDMLMKISHIIRGEDHISNTFKQILIYEALGAEVPEFGHLGMILAPDRSKLSKRHGATAVSEFVEKGYLTDALINFVALLGWAPSDGEEIKSVDEIANDFRINEISSSNSIFEYEKLNWMNGQYIKKMEIKKLTEMAKPYLACYDLTTLTEEQLEKVIEITREPITILSDLTDDVKYFFGKDVEVEEKVQIEVLDTELSQNVLKEAMNRVDEWAFDDSEKLHEQLADFRAYFKEQHGIKPKQTMWALRAATTGRTHGADMVATFEIVGKDRIKHRIEKAIK, encoded by the coding sequence ATGAGTAATATCAGAGTAAGAATTGCCCCCTCACCGAGTGGAAATTTGCATATAGGTACTGCAAGAACTGCATTGTTCAACTATTTATTTGCAAAAAAAATGGGCGGCACTTTCGTTTTGAGAATTGAAGATACTGACGCTGAAAGAACAAGCCAAGCATATATTGATAATATTTTTGATAGCTTGAAGGCATTAGGCTTGAATTGGGATGAAGGTCCTGATATTGGTGGTGAATACGGTCCTTATACTCAATCTGAAAGATTTGATATTTACCCTAAATATATCAAAAAACTTTTGGATAACGGCTTTGCTTACGAATGTTTCTGCACTCCTGAGGAATTGCAGGCTGAAAAAGAAGAAGCAACAAAAAATAAAAAACCTTATGTTTATTCAAAAAAATGTGAGAATTTGACAGAAGAAGAAAAAAATAAATTGAGAGCAGAAGGCAGAAAACCTGCGATAAGATTTTCCATTGAAAAAGCCCAAAAAGCTTTTCATGATACCAATATGTTGACTTTTGAAGATATGGTTAAAGGTCATTTGCACCAAGATACTTCTTTAATCGGCGACTTTGTAATTATGAAATCAAACGGTTCTCCGACATACAACTTTGCCGTTGTTATAGATGATATGTTGATGAAAATTTCTCATATTATTCGTGGTGAAGACCATATTTCAAATACTTTCAAACAAATCTTGATATATGAAGCTTTGGGGGCAGAAGTTCCTGAATTTGGTCATCTTGGTATGATTCTTGCTCCGGATAGAAGCAAACTTTCAAAACGCCACGGTGCTACTGCCGTAAGTGAATTTGTAGAAAAAGGTTATTTGACAGATGCTTTGATTAACTTTGTTGCACTTCTCGGTTGGGCACCATCAGACGGTGAAGAAATTAAATCTGTCGATGAAATCGCAAATGATTTTAGAATCAATGAAATATCTTCTTCTAATTCAATTTTTGAATATGAAAAATTGAACTGGATGAACGGTCAATATATTAAAAAAATGGAGATTAAAAAGCTTACAGAAATGGCAAAACCCTATCTTGCTTGCTATGACTTGACTACATTAACAGAAGAACAACTTGAAAAAGTCATAGAAATTACTCGTGAGCCTATTACAATTCTTTCTGATTTGACAGATGACGTTAAATATTTCTTTGGAAAGGATGTTGAAGTAGAAGAAAAAGTTCAAATAGAGGTTTTGGATACAGAACTTTCTCAAAATGTTTTGAAAGAAGCAATGAATAGAGTTGATGAATGGGCATTTGATGATTCTGAAAAACTTCATGAACAATTAGCTGACTTTAGAGCCTATTTCAAAGAACAACACGGAATTAAGCCAAAGCAAACAATGTGGGCTCTTAGAGCTGCTACTACAGGTAGAACCCACGGTGCTGATATGGTTGCAACTTTCGAAATCGTTGGCAAAGACAGAATTAAACATAGAATTGAAAAAGCTATAAAATAG
- the bioC gene encoding malonyl-ACP O-methyltransferase BioC: MIIKDLIKNSFSKNFKSYDKNALVQKLMADELAELLSDKEISSVFEIGMGTGFLTKKINEKFCLKSYTANDIAGCECFLQKINPSFDFLQGDIEALNLTGSYDAVVSNAVLQWMCDFDGLFAKIKRCLNDKGVFAFSTFGLKNYQEVKTAGGNVLEYKSMSELEALLQKYFKVEIIYEREKVLYFPTVKDVLKHIKKTGVNATSESPMSISELKKFQNQYAKLNSTPLGFSLTYNPVYVLCSKNSN, translated from the coding sequence ATGATAATTAAAGATTTAATTAAGAATAGTTTTTCGAAAAACTTTAAAAGTTACGATAAGAATGCACTGGTTCAAAAGCTTATGGCAGATGAGCTCGCAGAACTTTTGTCAGATAAGGAAATCTCCTCAGTCTTTGAAATAGGCATGGGGACTGGCTTTTTGACCAAAAAAATAAATGAAAAATTCTGCCTGAAATCCTATACTGCTAATGATATAGCTGGTTGCGAGTGTTTTTTGCAAAAAATTAATCCTTCATTTGACTTTCTCCAAGGTGATATTGAGGCTCTAAACCTTACCGGGAGCTACGATGCGGTTGTGTCTAACGCTGTTCTCCAATGGATGTGTGATTTTGACGGTCTTTTTGCAAAGATAAAAAGATGTTTAAATGATAAAGGCGTTTTTGCTTTTTCGACTTTTGGCTTGAAAAATTACCAAGAGGTAAAAACAGCAGGTGGTAATGTTTTAGAATACAAAAGTATGTCGGAGTTGGAGGCTTTGCTTCAAAAATATTTCAAAGTAGAAATTATTTATGAAAGAGAAAAAGTTTTGTATTTTCCAACTGTTAAAGATGTTTTAAAACATATTAAAAAAACAGGTGTAAATGCAACTTCTGAGTCGCCAATGTCTATTTCAGAGTTGAAAAAATTCCAAAATCAATACGCAAAATTGAATTCTACCCCTCTAGGCTTTTCTCTTACTTACAACCCTGTTTATGTCCTTTGCTCCAAAAATAGCAATTAA
- the rpsO gene encoding 30S ribosomal protein S15 translates to MSINLKNKAEIIEKFGKDGKDTGSAEVQIALLSQKINELTEHLKANQKDFQGRRGLLMMVGQRKQLLAYLKNKNLDSYRDILKKLNIRG, encoded by the coding sequence ATGTCAATTAACTTGAAAAACAAAGCTGAAATCATAGAAAAATTCGGCAAAGACGGCAAAGATACAGGTAGTGCGGAAGTTCAAATAGCTCTACTTAGCCAAAAAATTAACGAGCTTACTGAACACTTGAAAGCTAACCAAAAAGATTTCCAAGGAAGACGTGGGCTTTTGATGATGGTTGGTCAAAGAAAACAACTTCTTGCATATTTAAAAAATAAAAATCTTGATTCTTACAGAGATATCTTGAAAAAATTAAACATCAGAGGCTAA